A section of the Candidatus Izemoplasmatales bacterium genome encodes:
- a CDS encoding energy-coupling factor transporter ATPase, translating into MAIRFRQVGYAYPGYGLGNYDAIRNITLDIEGSGEFVALVGQTGSGKSTLAQHMNALIFPTSGTVEIFGAVVGPKRDRNVKYNALRRQVGLVFQFPEYQLFEETVEKDVMFGPTNFGVPAPEAKAMAEKALGLVGLGPQYLKRNPLNLSGGEKKRVSIAGILAMDPAVLVLDEPTSGLDPSGKKTMMELFRSLRESTGKSIVVITHDMDLVYEYMDRVLVLDRGELVFDGTPDALFRRDDLEKLHLDDPASVRILKRVKKELGLDLDVYQKDVAAAVRELLRAVKP; encoded by the coding sequence ATGGCGATCCGGTTCCGGCAGGTAGGCTACGCGTACCCGGGCTACGGCCTCGGGAACTACGACGCCATCCGAAACATCACGCTCGACATCGAGGGAAGCGGCGAGTTCGTCGCCCTCGTCGGGCAGACCGGGTCGGGCAAGTCGACCCTCGCGCAGCACATGAACGCGCTCATCTTCCCGACGTCGGGAACCGTCGAGATCTTCGGCGCCGTCGTCGGTCCGAAGCGCGACCGGAACGTGAAATACAACGCCCTCCGGCGTCAGGTCGGGCTCGTCTTCCAGTTCCCCGAATACCAGCTCTTCGAGGAGACCGTCGAGAAGGACGTGATGTTCGGCCCGACCAACTTCGGCGTGCCCGCCCCCGAGGCGAAGGCGATGGCGGAGAAGGCCCTCGGTCTCGTCGGCCTCGGTCCGCAGTACCTGAAGCGCAATCCGCTCAACCTCTCGGGCGGCGAGAAGAAGCGCGTCTCGATCGCCGGCATCCTCGCGATGGACCCGGCCGTGCTCGTCCTCGACGAGCCGACCTCGGGCCTCGACCCGAGCGGCAAGAAGACGATGATGGAACTCTTCAGGTCGCTTCGCGAATCGACCGGCAAGTCGATCGTCGTGATCACCCACGACATGGACCTCGTCTACGAGTACATGGACCGCGTCCTCGTCCTCGATCGGGGCGAGCTCGTCTTCGACGGCACGCCCGACGCGCTCTTCCGGCGGGACGACCTCGAAAAGCTCCATCTCGACGATCCGGCCTCGGTAAGGATCCTGAAGCGCGTCAAGAAGGAACTCGGCCTCGACCTCGACGTCTACCAGAAGGACGTCGCCGCGGCGGTCAGGGAGCTTTTGCGGGCGGTGAAGCCATGA
- a CDS encoding energy-coupling factor transporter ATPase — MAFLEIRNLSFTYNQKRMVLKHVDLDVRRGEWIAVLGHNGSGKSTLAKTIVGLLRPAEGTVAVDGTILSDETAYDVRRKVGIVFQNPDNQFVGVTVKDDIAFGMENLCIPRAEMEEKIGFYAAKVGMTDYLDKEPSALSGGQKQRIAIAGILAMKTDMIVFDEATSMLDPSSRRELMDYIGTLHAEGLTIVMITHDIEEALLADRLVVLKDGEVVAADVPEALFKHPEAFRDARLELPAAIRIYYDIMAAGDMTPALAEVLWRSGSGR; from the coding sequence ATGGCTTTCCTTGAAATCCGCAACCTCTCCTTCACCTACAACCAGAAGCGCATGGTCCTGAAGCACGTCGACCTCGACGTACGACGCGGCGAATGGATCGCGGTCCTGGGACACAACGGCTCCGGCAAATCGACGCTCGCGAAGACGATCGTCGGTCTTTTGCGTCCGGCCGAAGGAACCGTCGCGGTCGACGGGACGATCCTCTCGGACGAGACCGCCTACGATGTCCGCCGCAAGGTCGGGATCGTCTTCCAGAACCCCGACAACCAGTTCGTCGGCGTCACCGTGAAGGACGACATCGCCTTCGGAATGGAGAACCTGTGCATCCCGCGCGCCGAGATGGAGGAGAAGATCGGCTTCTACGCGGCCAAGGTCGGGATGACCGACTACCTCGACAAGGAGCCCTCCGCCCTTTCGGGCGGGCAGAAGCAGAGGATCGCGATCGCCGGGATCCTCGCGATGAAGACCGACATGATCGTCTTCGACGAGGCGACGTCGATGCTCGACCCCTCCTCGCGCCGCGAGCTGATGGACTACATCGGGACGCTTCACGCCGAGGGGCTCACGATCGTGATGATCACCCACGACATCGAGGAGGCGCTCCTCGCCGACCGGCTCGTCGTCCTCAAGGACGGCGAAGTCGTCGCCGCCGACGTCCCCGAGGCGCTCTTCAAGCATCCCGAGGCATTCCGGGACGCCCGGCTCGAGCTCCCTGCGGCGATCCGCATCTACTACGACATCATGGCGGCGGGGGACATGACGCCCGCGCTCGCGGAGGTCCTATGGCGATCCGGTTCCGGCAGGTAG